A portion of the Scleropages formosus chromosome 13, fSclFor1.1, whole genome shotgun sequence genome contains these proteins:
- the rnasel3 gene encoding ribonuclease-like 3 has translation MCFKTPGLFWLFSLTCTVICDLSDLDLQPNESQYEKFLRQHFVRKMNPNQCDTMMKLRKIYGDKKMTCKVTNTFIAKTTKKNLKKVCLNDGKAYNNKKNLHISNKPFSLITCKLKGNSQNRPCSYRGSASYGKIVIACEKNLPVHFERGIMLSDLNSTTVSNTCNPNE, from the coding sequence ATGTGCTTCAAGACTCCTGGCCTCTTCTGGCTGTTCAGTTTGACTTGCACAGTGATATGCGACCTGTCAGACCTTGACCTGCAGCCCAACGAGTCGCAGTATGAGAAATTTCTCCGACAACATTTTGTCAGAAAAATGAACCCCAACCAGTGTGACACCATGATGAAACTGAGGAAGATCTATGGTGATAAGAAAATGACCTGCAAAGTAACAAACACATTCATTGCTAAAACcaccaaaaaaaatctgaagaaggTCTGTCTAAATGATGGTAAGGCTTATAATAACAAGAAAAATCTGCACATTAGCAATAAGCCTTTTTCTCTGATCACATGTAAACTCAAAGGAAATTCCCAGAACCGCCCCTGCAGTTACAGGGGATCTGCCAGCTATGGAAAAATTGTGATTGCGTGTGAGAAAAACCTGCCTGTGCACTTTGAAAGAGGCATTATGCTGTCTGACCTTAACTCCACAACTGTTTCGAACACTTGTAACCCGAATGAGTAA